Below is a window of Callithrix jacchus isolate 240 chromosome 15, calJac240_pri, whole genome shotgun sequence DNA.
GAAGCCCCTGAAACAGCCCAAGAAGCAGGCCAAGGAAATGGACGAGGTGAGGGCGGGCGTGGAGGCGCGGGCGGGTGCGAAGGGGCTGGGAGACAGGTCTGAGTTGAACCCGCTCCTCTTCTCCCCAGGAAGATAAGGCTTTcaagcagaaacaaaaagaagagcagaagaaaCTCGAAGAGCTAAAAGCAAAGGCCGCGGGGAAGGGGCCCCTGGGTAAGTGGGGGCCGAATGGAGCTCACGCCGGCCAAACGCTATGAGGCACCTGTTGGGATGAGAGCGCCGGCATGTCTTTTTCCTGCCTCCTGAACTGTCAGCTCTCGGTTTCCGACGTCCGCTGTAGCGGATGGTCTCTAGCCAGTCATGGATTTGCAGCAGCAGTAAGGGGCGGGAGATGGAAACGAAGTCTCCTGACTCCCAGGCAGTCTGGGCTTCCATTCCTTAGGGAAGAGCTGCAGAAACGGAAACATTGAAATGTTTTACCTCAGACACAGATTCATAGAGTTACGTTTCTCGATGTCTTCCGTAATCTCTTGCCCCAAATTCGTATTTTACTGTCTTCTTAGTGTTTGAACCTTACTTGActtacagcttttttttcttttttgagaagcagtctccctctgtcacccaggctggagtgcagcggcgcgatctcggttatgccttccgggttcaagtgattctcctgcctcagcctcccaagtagctgggattacaggcatccaccactacgcccggctaattgtcttgtatttttagtagagacggtttcaccatgttggtcagctttcgaacttctgacctcaacttatccacccgacttggcctcccaaagtgctcggattacatgcgtgagccaccgcgctcggccacctccccccgcccccccccccccccccccccccgctcaTATTGTCTCTAATAAATGCTTTTGCTTCCTTAGTCTTTACTTCTGGGTGTGCCAAGTCCAGGCTCTTCGGTGTGCTGTTGCTCCATATGCTTTTCTAACCGAATTCTCCACCCTTTTACCTCTTTTATGTAAGAGGAATTCATTACATTTCAAAAGATTTTTCAGGCCCAGCAGTTTTAGTACTGTATGTACatcttaaacattattttacattCATCGAACTAGTGATTATTTCCTCCACAGTTGTTTACGC
It encodes the following:
- the TMA7 gene encoding translation machinery-associated protein 7, whose translation is MSGREGGKKKPLKQPKKQAKEMDEEDKAFKQKQKEEQKKLEELKAKAAGKGPLATGGIKKSGKK